The genomic DNA AGGCCCATGAACACGAGCGCGCCGACGGACCACCCGGCGCAGACGCTCACGACCGGCGACTCGTCGCCGAAGAGCGCGCGATCCAGGCCGAGCAGGCCGACGAGGAGGCCCGCGGCGACTCCGGCGGACGCGCTGACGGCCAGCCGGAGGGCAGAGTCGCGGCGGGCGGGGCGATCAGTTGTGGTCACCGCCTCAGCCTAGCCGCGCCCCTCCGCCTACACTGGTGCCCATGGCACTTCCCTGGACCCTTCATGGCGACGGCGGAGCCCCCGCCCCGGGCTCCTACGTGGGCCCCCTCGAGCGGCTCTCCTGGGGGCGCACCGCGGGCGTCGGCGCCCAGCACGTCATCGCGATGTTCGGGGCCACGTTCCTCGTGCCCGCGATCACCGGCTTCCCGCCCTCGACCACCCTGCTGTTCTCGGGGCTGGGCACGCTCCTGTTCCTCCTCATCACGCGCAACCGGGTCCCGAGCTACCTGGGCTCGAGCTTCGCGTTCATCGCCCCGATCTCCGCGGCCACGGCCGCTCCCGGCGGCGGGATGGGCGCGGCCCTGGGCGGCGTCATCCTCTCCGGTGCGCTGCTCGCGGCCGTGGGCCTGCTCGTGCAGTTCGTGGGCGCGGGCTGGATCTCGCGGATCATGCCGCCGCTCGTCACGGGCGCCATCGTCGCGCTGATCGGCCTCAACTTGGCCCCTGCGGCCAAGGCCAACGTGGACAAGTCGCCCGTCACGGCCCTCGTGACCATCGCGGCGGTCCTCCTCTCGATCGTCCTCTTCAAGGGCCTGCTCGGGCGCCTGTCCATCCTCATGGGGGTGGCCGCCGGGTACGTGACGGCGCTGATCCGCGGCGAGGTGAACTTTGAGGCCATCGAGCAGGCCGCCTGGTTCGGCCTGCCCCAGTTCCACCGCCCCGAGTTCGTGCCGTCCCTCATGGCCGCGTTCGTGCCCGT from Falsarthrobacter nasiphocae includes the following:
- a CDS encoding uracil-xanthine permease family protein, with the translated sequence MVPMALPWTLHGDGGAPAPGSYVGPLERLSWGRTAGVGAQHVIAMFGATFLVPAITGFPPSTTLLFSGLGTLLFLLITRNRVPSYLGSSFAFIAPISAATAAPGGGMGAALGGVILSGALLAAVGLLVQFVGAGWISRIMPPLVTGAIVALIGLNLAPAAKANVDKSPVTALVTIAAVLLSIVLFKGLLGRLSILMGVAAGYVTALIRGEVNFEAIEQAAWFGLPQFHRPEFVPSLMAAFVPVVFVLIAENVGHVKSVSAMTGENLDPYAGRALMADGLATMLAGSAGGSGTTTYAENIGVMAASKVYSTAAYWMAGLAAVVLSLLPKFGAAIATVPPGVLGGAGTVLYGMIGLLGVRIWVSNRVSFAHPINLMVAAVALVVGIGDYTWTIGSVSFGGIALGTAAALIGYHGLTALARLRGSDTMSETEDHPVEHSELG